A region of Rattus rattus isolate New Zealand chromosome 7, Rrattus_CSIRO_v1, whole genome shotgun sequence DNA encodes the following proteins:
- the LOC116905162 gene encoding 60S ribosomal protein L26-like, which yields MKFNPFVTSDQSKNRKGHFNAPSHIRRKIMSSPLSKELRQTYNVQSVPIRKDDEVQVVPGHDKGQQIGKVVQVYRKKYVIDIERVQREEAKGTIVLMGIHPGKGVITRLKLDKDHKKIWRGKPSPGK from the coding sequence ATGAAGTTCAATCCCTTCGTGACTTCTGACCAAAGCAAGAACCGCAAAGGGCATTTCAATGCACCGTCTCACATTCGGAGGAAGATCATGTCTTCTCCTCTTTCCAAAGAGCTGAGACAGACATATAACGTTCAGTCTGTGCCCATCCGAAAGGACGACGAAGTTCAGGTTGTTCCAGGACACGACAAAGGCCAGCAGATCGGCAAAGTGGTCCAAGTGTACAGGAAGAAATACGTCATCGACATTGAGCGAGTCCAGCGAGAGGAGGCTAAGGGCACAATTGTCCTCATGGGCATCCACCCCGGCAAGGGGGTTATCACCAGGCTAAAGCTGGACAAGGACCACAAGAAGATCTGGAGAGGAAAGCCAAGTCCCGGCAAGTAG